GGCAGCCTCCTGGCGGTAGTGTCGTTCGAGGCGGTCCATGCCGCCGATCAGCGCAATGCTCATGTCACAGCCTTCCTAATATTGATATTCATTTTCACTTATTGGAGACAAAAAAGTTTTTTCCCTGCCAACAGGCACTCCTGGGCCGACGCACACCCCACCAGGTGCGCTGCCATACGGGCCCGGCAGCAGCGGAACACCTCCGCAAGGCGGAGGCTCTCCCGGGGATCGCCGAAGATCTTCCACGGCCCCTGGCAGGCAAAAGGAATCCGTACCAGCCCCATGAAGGCCGCCACGTCCTTGAGGGGATAGCCGAGAAAGACTCCGATCTCGTGGGGAAACGATTCCCCCTCCATGCGCGAGGCCAGTTCGCCGAGCACGCTGTCCAAGTTCGACACGTCGCCATACCCGGCCCGCGCCAGAACCGCCGTGGCACTTGGCCGCAGCACGAGTTCCCCAAGGGCCTCGGGGCGGTAGATAAGGAGGAGGACCGAATCCCCCCGGTCGGCCAGTTCCCGCACGGCAAGGCCGCTCTCCGCCAGGACCTCCTCGCCCCACTCTTTCCAGAGAGCATAAAGATTGCGGCCACAGGGACGGCGCCGGTTGGCGATGCCGAGTAGGTTCGCCGGCTTTTCGCCGGCGATGACCTCAGCCGTCTCCAGAGCCAGGAACGACGCCAAGCACTCCCGGGGGTCGTCGAAACGCCCCGCCACATCCTGCCACGCCAAGCGTCCGCCCCCCTGCTGCCAAACCGGATATGCCTGTCCCATCAGCCGCGCCCTCCCCGCTCCCCTGTTCAGTACTTGACCTTCACGCCGTCGAGCTCTTCCTTGGTCGC
The nucleotide sequence above comes from Geobacter benzoatilyticus. Encoded proteins:
- a CDS encoding DUF3793 family protein, which encodes MGQAYPVWQQGGGRLAWQDVAGRFDDPRECLASFLALETAEVIAGEKPANLLGIANRRRPCGRNLYALWKEWGEEVLAESGLAVRELADRGDSVLLLIYRPEALGELVLRPSATAVLARAGYGDVSNLDSVLGELASRMEGESFPHEIGVFLGYPLKDVAAFMGLVRIPFACQGPWKIFGDPRESLRLAEVFRCCRARMAAHLVGCASAQECLLAGKKLFCLQ